A portion of the Bulleidia sp. zg-1006 genome contains these proteins:
- a CDS encoding DivIVA domain-containing protein, translated as MAKPFHLDPIAIVEKRFDIDFKGYNAYQVDGFFDLVIKDYQTYERLLQQANERLQDLERTNASLRAKLIDLEGRLKVQEASEENLPTGMTNVDVLKRLSRLEKEVFRK; from the coding sequence ATGGCAAAACCATTTCATTTAGATCCAATCGCTATTGTTGAAAAGCGCTTTGATATTGACTTCAAAGGCTATAACGCTTATCAAGTCGATGGCTTCTTTGATTTAGTGATTAAAGATTACCAAACCTATGAGCGTCTTTTACAACAAGCGAATGAACGGCTTCAGGATTTGGAAAGAACCAATGCTTCTTTAAGGGCAAAGTTAATTGACTTAGAAGGTCGCTTAAAGGTTCAGGAAGCTTCGGAAGAAAATTTACCGACCGGCATGACAAATGTTGATGTTTTGAAGCGTTTGTCCCGCTTGGAAAAAGAGGTATTCCGTAAATAA
- the pgsA gene encoding CDP-diacylglycerol--glycerol-3-phosphate 3-phosphatidyltransferase: protein MNLPNRLTIFRIILIPVIVLIYLFPYAKFGIEVPSYMVADVSISLINIICLIVYVMAAITDALDGNYARKHHMITTFGKFADPIADKLLTTTMFLLFVSRGIIPVIPVILMMARDTVVDGARMIASSNGKVVAAGTMGKLKTVLQMITVALILLNNLPFEVFHLPVSIVLLWFSAFVSILSGIQYLNQLKDDIFETI, encoded by the coding sequence ATGAATTTACCAAATCGTTTAACTATATTTCGAATTATTTTAATTCCTGTAATTGTTTTGATTTATTTATTTCCTTATGCCAAGTTTGGTATTGAAGTTCCATCTTACATGGTGGCGGATGTCTCGATTAGTTTAATTAATATCATTTGTTTAATTGTGTATGTGATGGCGGCTATAACGGATGCCTTGGATGGTAATTATGCTCGTAAACATCATATGATTACAACTTTTGGTAAATTTGCGGATCCCATTGCGGATAAGTTATTAACCACAACTATGTTCTTATTGTTTGTTTCGAGGGGAATTATTCCTGTTATTCCAGTGATTTTAATGATGGCTCGCGATACGGTTGTGGATGGTGCAAGAATGATTGCGTCCAGTAATGGTAAAGTAGTGGCGGCTGGCACGATGGGTAAGTTAAAGACGGTATTACAAATGATAACTGTAGCTTTGATTCTTTTGAATAACTTACCATTTGAAGTCTTTCATTTACCGGTTAGTATTGTTTTATTATGGTTTTCTGCCTTTGTGTCTATTTTATCCGGTATTCAATACTTAAATCAATTGAAAGACGATATTTTTGAAACAATTTAA